A genomic window from Salvia hispanica cultivar TCC Black 2014 chromosome 5, UniMelb_Shisp_WGS_1.0, whole genome shotgun sequence includes:
- the LOC125190410 gene encoding gibberellin 2-beta-dioxygenase-like: MVVLSQPIVDGNLAQIKTCKAAAAAGDSLAIPAVDLSQSGAKTLIVDACKQLGFFKVINHRISNDFLAGLEGEAMKFFQLPPQEKAKSGPANPFGYGSKVIGLNGDVGWVEYLLFSTNPDLASLNPTSAAPGISQSLREMVNEYVSAVREMTCEVLEMIAEEMEMETREALSSLISDEKSDSCFRMNHYPACPELQALSGRSLIGFGEHTDPQIMSVLRSNNTSGLQIRTPTDATWHSVPPDPTTFFFLVGDSLQVMSNGRLKSVKHRVVADSMKSRVSMIYFGGPPLTERIAPVKGVMEEGEESLYKEFTWSEYKKSAYKTRLGDNRLSFFEKSALADQ, encoded by the exons ATGGTGGTGTTATCTCAGCCGATCGTCGACGGCAATCTCGCCCAAATCAAGACATGCAAGGCGGCCGCGGCCGCGGGGGATTCCCTCGCTATCCCCGCCGTGGACCTTTCCCAATCCGGCGCCAAAACCCTCATTGTCGACGCCTGCAAACAGCTGGGTTTCTTCAAAGTGATCAACCACAGAATCTCTAACGATTTCCTCGCCGGATTGGAAGGCGAAGCCATGAAATTCTTCCAATTGCCGCCGCAGGAGAAGGCCAAATCCGGGCCCGCAAACCCCTTCGGCTACGGGAGCAAGGTCATCGGCCTCAACGGCGACGTCGGCTGGGTGGAGTACCTCCTCTTCTCCACCAACCCCGACCTCGCCTCCCTCAACCCTACCTCCGCCGCGCCGGGAATCTCCCAATCGCTCCG GGAGATGGTGAACGAGTATGTATCGGCGGTCCGGGAAATGACGTGCGAGGTGCTGGAGATGATCGCGGAGGAAATGGAGATGGAGACGAGGGAGGCGCTGAGTAGCCTGATCAGCGACGAGAAGAGCGACTCGTGCTTCCGGATGAACCACTACCCGGCCTGCCCGGAGCTGCAGGCATTGAGCGGCCGGAGCCTCATCGGCTTCGGGGAGCACACCGACCCGCAAATAATGTCCGTGTTGAGATCCAACAATACCTCGGGCCTCCAAATCCGAACCCCCACAGACGCCACGTGGCACTCCGTCCCACCCGACCCCACCACCTTTTTCTTCCTCGTTGGCGACTCACTGCAG GTGATGAGTAACGGGAGGCTAAAGAGCGTGAAGCATAGAGTGGTGGCGGACAGTATGAAGTCGAGGGTGTCGATGATATACTTTGGAGGGCCGCCGTTGACGGAGAGGATAGCGCCGGTGAAGGGAGTGATGGAGGAAGGGGAGGAGAGTTTGTATAAGGAATTCACATGGTCTGAATACAAGAAGTCAGCCTACAAGACAAGGTTGGGTGACAATAGGTTGAGCTTTTTTGAGAAGTCTGCTCTTGCTGACCAATAg